The DNA segment GGCTTCCACCGCCAGCAGCGGCTCGGTCTCGTCCTCGCCCTGGAACTTCTGCGACAGGGCCTCCTCGATGGCCGGCAGGGACACCATCTCGCCCCCCAGCTTCACGAAGCGCTTCAGCCGGCCCGTGAACACCAGGACGCCCCGGTCCTGGCGCACCAGGTCGCCGGTGCGGTACCAGTCCTTGCCTTCGAAGGTCTCAAAGGGCGAATCCACGTCGGGATTGAGGTAGCCGGAGAACACGCTGGGGCCGCGCACGAGCAGCATCCCCGATTGGCCGGGTTCCGCCCGGCGACCGCTCTCCAGATCCACGATCGCCCACTCCACGGACAGCAGCGGCTTCCCGATGGTCCCGTTCCGGGGATCCTCCTCCCGGTTCACCGAGACGACCGGAGAGCATTCGGTGATCCCATAGCCTTCCAGGACGGCGGTGTTCGGCCAGCGGCGGGCCAGGGTGGCGTAGATCTGATCGGGGCACTTCTCGGCCCCCGACACGACGATCCTCAGGGATTCCAGGTGGCGATCCTCGGCGGTGCGGAGGATCCCGCCCAGGAAGGTGGGCGTGCCCACGAGCAGGGTGGCGTGGTAGGCCTCGATGATCCGGGCCAGCATCCGTCCTTCGGTGGGATTGGGGTGGTAGACCACCCGCAGCCCCACCAGCAGGGGCAGGATCGTGGTGGTGGTCAGGCCGAAAGCATGGAAGGGCGGCAGGCAGCCCATCACCCGCTCGTCCTGGCGGAAATTCAGGGCCTGGGCCGCGTCCCGGATGTTGGTGAGGATGTTCCCGTGGCTCAGGGGCACGGCCTTGGGATGGCTCTCGCTCCCGCTGGTGAACAGCACCGCCGCCGTGGCGGGGGGCCGGGCGGCCTGGAGGGAGGTCCAGTTGAAGCGCGCGCTGAAGGCGGCGGCCAGTTTCGTCCCCAGCCCGATCCGCTTGCCCGCTTCGTCCAGGAGGAACAGCCGCGGCTTCACGGCGGAGAGATCCACGCCCTGCGCATCCAGCCGGTTGATCAGGGTCGAGACCGTCACCACGTGCCGGACGTCCACCAGATCCAGCCCGTAAGCCATGCTGCGGGCGCCGGCGGTCCAGTTCACGAGCACCGGCGTCTTCCCGGCGAACAGGAGGGCCAGATAGATGATGCTGGCGCCGCCCGAGGCCGGGAGCATGAGGCCCACGTGGGTTCCCTCCAGGGCCTCGAAGATGGGCTTGAGGACCAGGACGGCGGTGAGGACGTCGCGGTAGGTCTTCACGCCGCCCACCTGATCCGCGAGGACCACCCGGCGGGGGTCGCGGCGCGCCTGCTTGAGGAAGACCTCGGGGATGGTCTCCCCGTCGGGCATCTCGATGGCCAGGTCCGTCCGGGAATGAAACCAGGCGGGTGGGACGGCTTTCAGTTCGCCCTGGCGAAGGGACACGGCGGCGCCGGTGGCCGCCAGCAGCAGGTCGCCCACCGTCTGCACCGCGGCGGGATCGCCGGGGGGATAGCCGTAGGCGCGCTGGATCCAGAACTCCAGCTCCCGGCGATCCAGGGCGTCCAGATGGAGATCCGCCACCAGCCGCTGCTCATCCTTGATCTCGCTCCGACCCGTCAGCGCCTGAAGGTGGCGCTTCACCGCCTCGCGCACTTGGGGGGGCACGGACCGGGGATTGCCCTCCACCCGGGGCCGGGGCGGTTCCGGCAAAGTGCGGGGCGCGCGGTCCTTCCCCCGGAGATAGGGGACGAAGGTCCGGGGCGTAGCGCCGGCATTCAACCGAACCTCCAGAGCCTGGTTGAGGACGGGACGACCGTCGGCCAAAGGCAGGCCGTGGAGTTCCTCGAAGACCAGCCGCACGTCGCGGCGGGGCATGAAGAACAGGCCGTTCGCCAGCAAATAGCCGAGTCCCTTCAGCAGTTCGGTCCCGACGGAGGGCCGCCGGCCGGAGGCGGCGCTGAAGCGGCTTCCCCACAACCCCTGCAGATGGATCACGACCACCCGGGCGCCGGGCGCCTGGCGGAGAAGGGCCTCCACGGTGCTGTTGTCCGACAGGTCCTCGGTCTTCTGCCGCGCCAGGCGTGCGCCCGGGAACAGGACGAGGTGGCCCCCCGAGGTCAGGTGGGTCGCCAGAGCGGCGATCTCCCGGTCCAGGATCTCCCGGGCGCGTTCGCCGTGCTGGGCGGGATCGGAGAGGGGCCGGCAACCCAGCAGCCGGGCCAGCCACCGGAGCGGGGCGGACGCGGCGTGGTCCCGCCCGGCCACCAGCACCGGCGCGAAGTGGCCGTGGAGTTCCGCCGCCAACAGGAAGGGATCCACCAGGGTGGGGTGGGCGGCCAGGAACAGGATGCCTGGCCCCCCCTGCGAGGGAAGGGCGTCCAAGCCTTCCACCTGGATGCGATACCGCAGCCGCAGCAGCGGCCGACCCAGGGCGCGGATCAGGGAAGCAATCATCGGGAATGAGGACCTGTAGCTCGAGACAAGGCGAACCCGTGATTGTAGCGGGATTCCCTTCGATGCCCTAAACCCCTTCCCGGACATCTGCGAAGATGGAGCAGGGCCCTGGCGGGCCGCCCGGAGATTCCATGACCGACGCCCCCCTGATCCGGCTCACCGACATCACCAAGATCTACCAGATGGGCGA comes from the Geothrix sp. 21YS21S-4 genome and includes:
- a CDS encoding AMP-binding protein codes for the protein MIASLIRALGRPLLRLRYRIQVEGLDALPSQGGPGILFLAAHPTLVDPFLLAAELHGHFAPVLVAGRDHAASAPLRWLARLLGCRPLSDPAQHGERAREILDREIAALATHLTSGGHLVLFPGARLARQKTEDLSDNSTVEALLRQAPGARVVVIHLQGLWGSRFSAASGRRPSVGTELLKGLGYLLANGLFFMPRRDVRLVFEELHGLPLADGRPVLNQALEVRLNAGATPRTFVPYLRGKDRAPRTLPEPPRPRVEGNPRSVPPQVREAVKRHLQALTGRSEIKDEQRLVADLHLDALDRRELEFWIQRAYGYPPGDPAAVQTVGDLLLAATGAAVSLRQGELKAVPPAWFHSRTDLAIEMPDGETIPEVFLKQARRDPRRVVLADQVGGVKTYRDVLTAVLVLKPIFEALEGTHVGLMLPASGGASIIYLALLFAGKTPVLVNWTAGARSMAYGLDLVDVRHVVTVSTLINRLDAQGVDLSAVKPRLFLLDEAGKRIGLGTKLAAAFSARFNWTSLQAARPPATAAVLFTSGSESHPKAVPLSHGNILTNIRDAAQALNFRQDERVMGCLPPFHAFGLTTTTILPLLVGLRVVYHPNPTEGRMLARIIEAYHATLLVGTPTFLGGILRTAEDRHLESLRIVVSGAEKCPDQIYATLARRWPNTAVLEGYGITECSPVVSVNREEDPRNGTIGKPLLSVEWAIVDLESGRRAEPGQSGMLLVRGPSVFSGYLNPDVDSPFETFEGKDWYRTGDLVRQDRGVLVFTGRLKRFVKLGGEMVSLPAIEEALSQKFQGEDETEPLLAVEAMPEELNPDLILFSVAGIARDEANAAIRAAGLSSLHNIRVVRQIDQIPTLGTGKTDYRALKALLADVSA